A part of Maridesulfovibrio hydrothermalis AM13 = DSM 14728 genomic DNA contains:
- a CDS encoding cytochrome c3 family protein, which produces MHKKFIPITIVLAILLGLTIAGYVAPDEKQKLPVRILFKNSGGKVIFTHIKHHRDYEIPCEKCHHERDDGSKEPLPCGSCHPQTFDRDYVRDHINSFPDNSYCVKCHHAELGKLNFDHDAHEEYADEDCQACHHTADIEKEPQKCGNCHTSAGTPEVPSVRNAAHDRCVDCHDDMFKDGLKGCNPCHKMHDMNNYKGDHTPCAQCHQDEGKDLVLNRLDAFHDQCMDCHKKLKRGPYKDDDCDKCHLK; this is translated from the coding sequence GTGCATAAAAAATTTATCCCCATCACCATTGTACTTGCAATTCTTCTGGGACTGACAATAGCCGGATATGTCGCTCCGGATGAAAAACAAAAACTTCCTGTCCGCATTCTTTTCAAGAACAGCGGAGGAAAAGTCATTTTCACGCACATTAAGCATCACAGAGATTATGAAATCCCATGTGAAAAGTGTCACCACGAACGCGATGACGGTTCAAAAGAACCTCTGCCCTGCGGTTCCTGTCATCCGCAAACATTTGACCGTGACTATGTGCGTGATCATATCAACTCGTTCCCTGACAACAGTTATTGTGTGAAGTGCCATCATGCCGAACTTGGCAAGTTAAATTTCGACCACGATGCTCATGAAGAATATGCGGATGAAGATTGTCAAGCATGCCATCACACCGCAGACATTGAAAAAGAACCGCAAAAGTGCGGCAACTGCCACACCAGCGCAGGAACACCTGAAGTGCCGAGTGTACGCAACGCGGCTCATGACCGTTGCGTGGACTGTCATGATGACATGTTCAAAGATGGACTCAAGGGCTGCAACCCCTGCCACAAAATGCACGACATGAATAACTACAAAGGGGATCACACACCCTGCGCGCAGTGCCATCAGGATGAAGGAAAAGATCTGGTGCTGAACCGCCTTGATGCCTTCCATGACCAGTGCATGGACTGCCACAAAAAACTGAAACGCGGCCCGTACAAAGACGATGATTGTGACAAATGTCATTTAAAATAA
- a CDS encoding 4Fe-4S dicluster domain-containing protein, with protein MNPLFSLSPSERGPIVNIREQELNTPFVISLAVSGLSPLVQKGNLVSKGQMIASGTGSKRPAIHSSISGKVLDVKKDFITIEEEGDRISEPLDFPAVNSKTMLKNLHNAGINTRGLKPECTLIINAVPAEAGIDGHRFLIEEFNHIMLEGLGYLKKAIAPKACSLAIPKGMNWTLAGCTGHEIAPVYPNGLAPMIVKAVTGQEMPADVCVIDAATLYRIGRTVHGNQPVSEIMVKVGATLFQAPVGTRVGLLARTAGFKLADHDRVILGGPLSGEAVYTLNHGVGPETQAVTIIAGKPEPTIKDTPCIGCGECVIKCPARIMPNMISRHAEFGLFENTLNYGIGSCFECGLCTYWCTAQRPILQYIRLAKKELSSQPILEDLRK; from the coding sequence ATGAATCCTCTTTTTTCACTCTCCCCCTCAGAACGGGGGCCAATTGTAAACATAAGGGAACAGGAGCTTAACACTCCCTTTGTCATTTCCCTTGCTGTTTCGGGATTAAGCCCGCTGGTACAAAAAGGTAATCTGGTCTCTAAGGGCCAAATGATTGCTTCTGGAACTGGCAGTAAACGCCCTGCCATACATTCTTCCATTTCAGGAAAAGTGCTGGACGTAAAAAAGGATTTCATCACCATTGAAGAAGAAGGTGACAGGATTTCCGAACCGCTGGACTTTCCGGCTGTTAATTCTAAAACAATGTTGAAGAATCTTCATAATGCCGGAATCAACACCCGCGGGCTGAAACCAGAATGCACTCTGATAATCAATGCCGTCCCTGCAGAAGCCGGAATAGACGGTCATCGATTTCTAATAGAAGAATTCAACCACATCATGCTTGAAGGGCTTGGCTATTTAAAAAAGGCCATAGCACCCAAAGCCTGCTCTCTGGCAATTCCTAAAGGGATGAACTGGACTTTAGCCGGATGTACAGGCCACGAAATTGCCCCTGTCTACCCTAACGGACTTGCTCCTATGATCGTCAAAGCGGTCACCGGACAGGAAATGCCTGCGGATGTTTGTGTCATTGACGCTGCCACCCTTTACCGCATCGGGCGCACGGTGCACGGTAATCAACCTGTCAGTGAAATAATGGTCAAGGTAGGGGCTACTCTTTTTCAGGCCCCCGTGGGAACCAGAGTCGGTCTGCTCGCCCGCACAGCCGGATTTAAACTGGCTGATCATGACCGTGTTATTCTGGGCGGCCCGCTGTCAGGCGAGGCTGTTTACACCTTGAACCACGGAGTAGGTCCTGAAACACAGGCCGTTACAATCATTGCAGGCAAGCCGGAACCGACAATTAAAGATACCCCCTGCATCGGCTGCGGCGAATGCGTTATCAAATGTCCAGCCAGAATCATGCCTAACATGATCTCACGGCATGCAGAATTCGGACTTTTTGAAAACACACTGAACTACGGCATCGGATCTTGTTTTGAATGCGGACTTTGCACATACTGGTGCACAGCTCAACGTCCAATCCTGCAATACATCAGACTGGCAAAAAAAGAACTGTCCAGCCAACCGATACTTGAAGATCTCCGGAAATAA
- a CDS encoding RnfABCDGE type electron transport complex subunit D, producing the protein MKPISGSPILTVSAPAHIHCGRTIKNTALETIFALLPAAVFAVWHYQMLAVRVLALSCAAAVITETICLYIMKREIEADNYTTLLCGLMLGFLLPPAAPWWLVVLGSSFSIFIGRMIFGGLGAGPLYAPLIGWAILTVSWPDLMDFDMTMLASELTYPLSQLKNFGPEVLDEYPLKSLLLGFQLGGTGAAQTGAILIGGLYMLARKVIRPDIPLAFICGVALTSTLFYSIDSLEYASPLYHLLCGSTLFGAFFLATDSSSSPVGHIPMIAYGFTAGILVIIIRVYGIYPDGVPFAILLANLTTPLFDKIRPAPFGGVTNIHLQR; encoded by the coding sequence ATGAAACCAATCAGCGGATCACCAATACTCACTGTTTCGGCTCCTGCACATATTCATTGCGGCAGGACCATCAAAAATACTGCTCTTGAAACTATTTTTGCACTGCTTCCGGCGGCTGTTTTTGCTGTGTGGCATTATCAGATGCTGGCGGTGCGGGTTTTGGCTTTATCCTGCGCAGCAGCAGTAATTACCGAAACCATCTGCCTATATATAATGAAAAGAGAAATAGAGGCCGACAACTACACAACCCTGCTCTGCGGACTGATGCTCGGCTTTCTCCTCCCGCCTGCCGCGCCGTGGTGGCTGGTCGTTCTGGGCAGCTCATTTTCAATTTTCATAGGACGCATGATTTTCGGAGGACTGGGGGCAGGCCCGCTGTACGCCCCGCTAATAGGCTGGGCAATTCTTACCGTATCATGGCCGGACCTGATGGATTTTGACATGACCATGCTGGCTTCCGAGCTGACCTATCCACTCAGCCAGCTCAAAAACTTCGGCCCTGAGGTTCTTGATGAATATCCGCTGAAATCCCTCCTTCTAGGCTTTCAACTTGGAGGGACAGGAGCAGCGCAGACCGGAGCCATACTCATAGGCGGACTGTATATGCTGGCACGCAAGGTTATCAGACCTGATATCCCGCTGGCTTTTATCTGCGGAGTCGCGCTGACATCGACTCTCTTCTACTCAATTGATTCACTGGAATATGCTTCCCCGCTCTATCACCTGCTGTGCGGATCGACCCTCTTCGGGGCATTCTTTCTGGCAACGGACAGCTCATCCTCTCCGGTTGGACATATTCCAATGATTGCCTATGGATTCACTGCCGGAATACTGGTCATCATTATCCGGGTTTACGGCATTTACCCCGACGGAGTCCCTTTTGCCATTCTGCTGGCAAACCTGACGACCCCTTTATTTGACAAAATCAGACCCGCTCCTTTCGGCGGTGTTACCAATATTCATTTGCAGAGGTAA
- the rnfG gene encoding RnfABCDGE type electron transport complex subunit G, translated as MNEAIKMIAVLSLICGLSGVTLASLKDATENKIEEQVLTYVQGPAIEQVLTDFTNSPVKDRKKFKIPGSTDHVVVFPAMKDGKLFGVALETFAKGFGGEVGVMVGFSMEEQSLSGIGITTMKETPGIGSRVAKHGFTNQFRNHQSAVELTSKGGDIDGISGATISSTASVEAVKQAVNIFAKIKPQLEAAWSQGS; from the coding sequence ATGAATGAAGCTATCAAAATGATCGCGGTCCTTTCACTCATATGCGGACTTTCCGGTGTTACTCTGGCAAGTCTGAAAGATGCCACGGAAAATAAAATTGAAGAACAGGTGCTGACCTACGTTCAAGGCCCTGCAATTGAGCAGGTTCTTACAGATTTCACCAACTCACCGGTCAAGGATCGCAAAAAATTTAAAATTCCCGGAAGCACAGATCACGTTGTGGTTTTCCCGGCCATGAAAGACGGAAAACTCTTCGGCGTTGCTTTAGAAACCTTTGCTAAAGGATTCGGAGGCGAGGTCGGTGTCATGGTCGGATTCAGCATGGAAGAACAGTCTTTATCAGGAATCGGCATTACCACCATGAAAGAAACACCCGGAATCGGCTCCAGAGTGGCCAAACACGGCTTTACCAACCAGTTCCGCAACCACCAGTCAGCTGTGGAGCTTACGTCTAAGGGCGGCGATATTGATGGGATTTCAGGAGCTACAATTTCCTCAACAGCTTCGGTGGAGGCTGTTAAACAGGCTGTTAATATTTTCGCTAAAATCAAACCGCAACTCGAAGCGGCGTGGTCACAGGGGTCTTAG
- the rsxE gene encoding electron transport complex subunit RsxE, producing MNRLWKEFSKGLWTDLPPFKIVLGLCPVLAVTKTADNGFGMGLAVIFVLTLSNVLVSMFRKIIPAKVRIACFIVIAASLVVAVELLMQAYAYPLYQQLGIFVPLIVVNCIILGRAEAFASKNTVLLSAADGFGMGIGFTFSLTLLGGLRELFGYGTLFGSQIMPVSFKPFVFMIEAPGAFVCLGILLSGMNAFTSWQRRRNGLAVLDNPTHECKSCGICSR from the coding sequence ATGAATAGATTATGGAAAGAATTTTCAAAAGGTTTATGGACCGACCTGCCCCCCTTTAAAATTGTACTCGGCCTATGCCCGGTACTGGCAGTCACCAAAACAGCGGATAATGGTTTCGGCATGGGGCTGGCGGTAATTTTTGTATTAACCCTGTCCAATGTGCTGGTTTCCATGTTCAGGAAGATCATACCGGCAAAAGTGCGTATTGCCTGCTTCATCGTTATCGCCGCGTCACTTGTTGTTGCGGTTGAACTGCTCATGCAGGCCTATGCTTATCCGCTTTATCAGCAGCTGGGCATATTTGTACCGTTGATCGTTGTCAACTGTATTATTTTAGGCCGCGCTGAGGCTTTTGCCTCCAAAAACACCGTACTGCTCTCCGCTGCTGATGGATTCGGAATGGGCATAGGGTTCACATTCTCCCTGACCCTGCTGGGTGGACTTCGTGAACTTTTCGGATATGGAACCTTATTCGGTTCACAGATTATGCCGGTAAGTTTCAAGCCTTTCGTCTTCATGATTGAAGCTCCGGGAGCTTTTGTCTGTCTGGGCATCCTTCTTTCAGGCATGAACGCATTTACGAGCTGGCAGAGACGCAGAAACGGCTTGGCAGTACTTGATAACCCGACCCACGAATGTAAATCCTGCGGAATATGCAGCCGCTAG
- a CDS encoding electron transport complex protein RnfA, which translates to MKEYFLLFISAIFVNNIVLAQYLGNCPFIGTSKKISVALGMGGAVVFVATMAASITWSVQKFLLAPLGLQYLQTLTFILVIASLVQFVEMFLKKAVPPLYKALGIFLPLITTNCAVMGIAIICQREEFSFVKTVAFSFASGLGFMLALVVLSAIRERIEVSRVPKAMKGTPIALIMAGLMSLAFFAFKGMIA; encoded by the coding sequence ATGAAAGAATATTTTCTCCTTTTCATCTCAGCAATATTTGTAAACAACATTGTCCTTGCACAATATCTTGGCAACTGCCCGTTCATCGGCACATCCAAGAAAATCTCTGTCGCACTGGGCATGGGCGGAGCAGTTGTATTTGTCGCCACTATGGCAGCTTCAATCACATGGTCAGTGCAAAAATTTCTGCTGGCTCCGCTCGGACTGCAATATCTGCAAACCCTGACTTTCATTCTGGTGATAGCTTCACTTGTGCAGTTTGTAGAAATGTTTCTGAAAAAAGCAGTGCCTCCGCTTTACAAAGCACTTGGTATTTTTCTGCCGCTGATCACCACCAACTGCGCAGTTATGGGTATCGCTATCATCTGCCAGCGTGAAGAATTTTCTTTTGTAAAAACTGTAGCCTTTTCCTTTGCTTCAGGGCTTGGTTTTATGCTTGCTCTTGTAGTGCTTTCGGCAATTCGAGAACGCATTGAGGTTTCACGCGTCCCCAAAGCCATGAAGGGGACACCAATTGCCCTGATTATGGCAGGCCTGATGTCACTGGCCTTTTTCGCTTTTAAAGGCATGATCGCTTAG
- a CDS encoding FAD-dependent oxidoreductase gives MIFSSLLVLMGLGFGAAAILAVASKILYVKEDPRIGQLEDALPGVNCGGCGYAGCSGAANAVVEGKSGANVCVIGGIETAKAVGAVMGLEVLEMEPELAFRDCTGGKRAEELFNYEGAGDCRAQALLYEGSKTCPEGCLGLGTCVAVCPFDAIDMGPEGLPVVDPLACRACRKCVEACPRGVLSIASMTGKLLHQEEVNDCLAPCQQKCPGNINIPRYIEAAGKGDYAGAVSIIRERNPLLLVCGRVCPRPCEEVCRRGHVDSPVGINMIKRFVADWEMKNNLRPQIPCAKETGHKVAVIGGGPAGLSCANFLRRLGHSPTIFESMPRLGGQLRYGIPEYRLPKKDLDWEIQGILDLGIEVQTGKQFGVDFTIEELGKEGFEAFFMGIGAWASGSLRIDGEDAQGVLSGTEFLTSIGLGQTPNIGKKVIVVGGGNTAIDAARSSIRLGCDVTLLYRRTRNEMPANTEEIDGAADEGVKYEFLSAPTKVIIDSKGVATHLECVKMKLGEPDESGRRRPVPVEGSEIRYPVDTVISAIGQKPQLSCFYADGEEQCQIDFTRWRTVNADPETLQTSVPYVFAGGDAFSGPDLVISAVGAGRRAARSIHYLLTTGNIPVAKNIMRDLIPYTLFKDVDGCKQKERTTLPHLCSGKERTTTFNEVEGALCKENLHIETARCLRCGLTCYDRDIPLKDVVSARVGEKVE, from the coding sequence ATGATTTTTTCATCACTATTAGTTCTCATGGGACTGGGCTTCGGAGCCGCTGCCATTCTCGCTGTGGCTTCCAAAATTCTTTACGTCAAAGAAGACCCCCGCATCGGACAGCTGGAGGACGCCCTGCCCGGTGTAAATTGCGGCGGATGTGGATATGCAGGCTGTTCCGGTGCAGCCAACGCTGTAGTTGAAGGCAAATCAGGTGCTAATGTCTGCGTCATCGGCGGCATTGAAACTGCCAAAGCGGTAGGCGCAGTCATGGGGCTTGAAGTACTTGAAATGGAACCGGAACTTGCGTTTCGGGACTGCACCGGTGGTAAGCGTGCTGAAGAGCTTTTCAACTACGAAGGAGCCGGTGACTGCCGCGCACAAGCACTTCTATACGAAGGCAGCAAAACCTGCCCTGAAGGATGTCTCGGACTTGGAACCTGCGTTGCAGTGTGTCCCTTTGATGCCATTGACATGGGTCCTGAAGGGCTTCCTGTCGTTGATCCGCTGGCCTGCCGCGCCTGCCGTAAATGCGTTGAAGCATGTCCGCGCGGAGTGCTGTCTATTGCATCTATGACCGGAAAATTACTGCATCAGGAAGAAGTCAACGACTGCCTTGCTCCCTGCCAGCAGAAATGCCCCGGCAACATTAATATTCCCCGCTACATTGAAGCCGCCGGCAAAGGCGACTACGCCGGAGCGGTCAGCATCATCCGCGAACGCAACCCGCTGCTTCTGGTATGCGGCCGCGTATGCCCGCGCCCATGTGAAGAAGTTTGCCGCCGCGGCCATGTTGATTCACCTGTAGGCATCAACATGATCAAACGTTTTGTGGCTGACTGGGAAATGAAAAACAACCTGCGCCCTCAAATACCCTGTGCCAAAGAAACCGGCCACAAGGTCGCAGTCATCGGCGGCGGACCTGCCGGTCTGTCCTGTGCCAACTTCCTGCGCAGGCTGGGACACAGCCCGACCATTTTTGAATCAATGCCCAGACTCGGAGGCCAGTTGCGTTACGGCATTCCAGAATACAGGCTACCCAAAAAAGATCTCGACTGGGAAATTCAAGGCATTCTGGATCTTGGTATTGAAGTGCAAACCGGCAAACAGTTCGGTGTGGATTTCACAATTGAAGAGCTTGGCAAAGAAGGATTTGAAGCATTTTTCATGGGCATCGGCGCATGGGCAAGCGGCTCACTTCGCATTGACGGCGAAGATGCTCAAGGAGTGCTTTCAGGAACAGAATTTCTAACCTCTATCGGACTGGGACAGACACCTAATATCGGTAAAAAAGTTATCGTTGTCGGTGGCGGCAATACTGCAATTGACGCAGCCCGCAGCAGCATCCGGCTAGGATGTGACGTCACCCTGCTGTACAGACGTACCCGCAACGAAATGCCGGCTAACACCGAAGAAATAGACGGCGCGGCCGATGAAGGTGTCAAATATGAATTTCTATCCGCACCGACCAAAGTCATCATCGATAGCAAGGGAGTCGCCACTCATCTGGAATGTGTTAAAATGAAACTTGGAGAACCGGATGAATCAGGACGCCGCCGCCCTGTTCCCGTAGAAGGTTCTGAAATACGTTATCCGGTAGACACGGTCATCTCTGCTATCGGACAAAAGCCGCAATTATCCTGCTTCTATGCTGACGGTGAAGAACAATGTCAGATTGATTTCACTCGCTGGAGGACAGTAAATGCCGATCCGGAAACCCTGCAAACCTCCGTTCCTTATGTGTTCGCAGGTGGAGATGCTTTCTCCGGTCCTGACCTTGTTATTTCAGCAGTCGGCGCAGGGAGACGGGCAGCCCGGTCTATTCATTACCTGCTTACAACCGGAAACATTCCAGTTGCCAAAAATATCATGCGCGACCTCATCCCCTACACGCTTTTCAAAGACGTGGACGGCTGCAAGCAGAAAGAGCGGACAACACTGCCCCACCTATGCTCAGGCAAGGAAAGAACGACCACTTTCAATGAAGTTGAAGGAGCACTTTGCAAAGAAAATCTTCACATTGAAACAGCACGCTGCCTGCGCTGCGGATTAACATGCTATGACCGTGATATTCCGCTTAAAGATGTTGTCTCAGCCAGAGTGGGAGAAAAAGTTGAATAG
- a CDS encoding FmdB family zinc ribbon protein, with amino-acid sequence MPIFEFKCPKCNKEFDELIMPGKEAKADCPDCGEKDCEKLLSCGNVRPNGIPKGMGGYKEPCKGCSGGCS; translated from the coding sequence ATGCCTATTTTTGAATTTAAATGTCCCAAATGCAATAAAGAGTTTGATGAACTCATCATGCCCGGTAAAGAAGCCAAAGCAGATTGCCCTGATTGCGGCGAAAAAGACTGCGAAAAACTTCTGTCCTGCGGAAACGTAAGACCTAACGGCATTCCTAAAGGAATGGGCGGCTACAAAGAACCTTGCAAAGGATGCAGCGGCGGCTGTTCTTAA
- a CDS encoding penicillin-binding protein 1A, whose translation MKKVYKISLIVMLLMGILGVGSLAGLYHWAASDLPGFKNITDYNPPLVTTVYSRNHEVLGYFYKEKRFLVRMDEMTPLLSKAFLAAEDASFYEHDGVDFTAISRAFVANMKNGARTQGGSTITQQLIKRLLLTPEKSYKRKIKEAILAFRLEHYLEKDEILTIYLNQIYLGAGAYGVEAAARIYFAKHVDELTVAECALLAGLPQAPSRYDPYRHPERAKARQLYVLGQMYERGWIGRDQYNKAVDQPLIYKSMEDPSWKTGPYFLEEVRRWLIDKYGEDTVYNGGLNVYTSCDLKHQRAADAAVKLGLENSALRRGWRGPLMELKPAEYAGFLATEIIPESKLRPGKWVKVLVTKVVKKEAAVKFGKYAATMPVTTMKWCRTPDIKKAPEDVRPKKDATKILKKGDVVWARLDKAFFKDGSEVNFNQVDPDTDTLGDVRWVVSLVQKPVVQGALVSMDPTDGKILAMVGGYSFSASQFNRATQAKRQPGSAFKPIVYSTAMDNGFTPASILMDAPFVYTDMVAGKLWKPENFEGVFYGPTLLRTALVKSRNLVTIRLARKLGIDRIIQRAKDMGLETEFPRDLSVALGSASVTLINMVEAYSTFARGGSRVKARMVLSVNSAWGELLYESKPEVADAISPQTAYIMCNLLKEVVQHGTGWRAKVLRRPLAGKTGTTNNEHDAWYMGFSPYLLTGVFVGFDQLTPMGKWETGSRAASPIWVAYRKKVEKDYPFTDFPQPDGVVIAKIDAASGLLAGPSSKKTFFLPFKEGTQPTKTAVGADGESGASGTGSSEDLFKQTF comes from the coding sequence ATGAAAAAAGTATATAAAATTTCACTGATCGTAATGCTATTGATGGGGATTCTCGGAGTAGGTTCACTTGCGGGTTTGTATCACTGGGCCGCCAGTGATTTGCCCGGATTCAAAAATATCACTGATTATAACCCTCCTCTGGTTACCACCGTATACTCTCGTAATCATGAGGTTCTGGGATACTTTTATAAAGAAAAGCGTTTTCTGGTCCGTATGGATGAGATGACTCCGCTTTTATCCAAAGCTTTTCTGGCTGCTGAAGATGCTTCTTTTTATGAGCATGACGGTGTTGATTTTACAGCTATTTCCCGCGCGTTTGTAGCCAATATGAAAAATGGTGCACGCACGCAGGGGGGCAGCACGATTACTCAGCAGCTTATTAAGCGTCTGCTGTTGACCCCAGAAAAAAGCTATAAACGTAAAATAAAAGAAGCAATTCTTGCATTCCGTCTGGAGCATTATCTTGAGAAAGATGAAATCCTGACAATATATCTTAATCAAATCTACCTTGGTGCCGGTGCGTATGGCGTTGAAGCTGCTGCGCGTATTTATTTTGCTAAGCACGTTGACGAATTAACCGTTGCCGAATGCGCTTTGCTTGCCGGATTGCCTCAAGCTCCCAGCCGTTATGACCCCTACCGTCATCCTGAGCGGGCTAAAGCACGTCAGTTATATGTGCTGGGGCAGATGTATGAACGTGGCTGGATCGGCAGAGACCAGTATAATAAAGCGGTTGATCAGCCGTTGATTTATAAGAGTATGGAAGATCCGTCATGGAAGACAGGACCATATTTTCTTGAAGAAGTACGTCGCTGGCTGATAGATAAATACGGCGAAGATACCGTCTACAACGGCGGACTTAATGTTTATACGTCCTGCGATCTGAAACATCAGAGAGCTGCTGATGCCGCGGTTAAACTGGGGCTTGAAAATTCGGCCCTGCGCAGAGGCTGGCGTGGTCCGCTTATGGAGCTTAAGCCTGCTGAATATGCTGGATTTCTGGCAACTGAAATTATACCGGAATCAAAGCTGAGACCCGGAAAGTGGGTGAAGGTTTTAGTTACCAAAGTTGTTAAAAAAGAGGCAGCGGTAAAATTCGGTAAATATGCAGCCACAATGCCTGTAACCACCATGAAATGGTGTCGTACTCCTGATATTAAGAAAGCACCTGAAGATGTGCGGCCTAAAAAAGATGCTACCAAAATTCTTAAAAAAGGTGATGTAGTCTGGGCCAGACTCGACAAGGCTTTTTTCAAAGACGGCAGTGAAGTTAATTTTAATCAGGTAGATCCTGATACCGATACTCTTGGTGATGTACGCTGGGTTGTTTCGCTTGTGCAGAAACCTGTTGTTCAGGGTGCGCTAGTCTCTATGGACCCGACTGATGGTAAAATCCTGGCCATGGTCGGCGGGTACTCGTTTAGTGCGAGCCAGTTCAACCGCGCTACTCAGGCTAAACGTCAACCCGGTTCAGCCTTTAAGCCGATAGTGTATTCAACCGCGATGGACAATGGATTCACTCCGGCATCTATCCTTATGGATGCGCCGTTTGTTTATACTGATATGGTGGCAGGCAAGCTATGGAAGCCTGAAAACTTCGAAGGTGTATTCTACGGTCCTACTTTGCTGCGCACAGCTCTGGTTAAGTCCAGAAACCTTGTGACTATCAGACTGGCCCGTAAACTGGGCATTGACCGGATTATTCAACGTGCCAAAGATATGGGGCTTGAAACTGAGTTTCCCAGAGATTTGTCCGTAGCTCTCGGTTCTGCGTCTGTAACCCTGATTAATATGGTCGAGGCATACTCGACATTTGCCAGAGGCGGTTCAAGAGTTAAAGCCCGTATGGTGCTTTCCGTTAACAGCGCATGGGGAGAACTGCTTTACGAATCCAAGCCTGAGGTTGCTGATGCAATCAGTCCTCAGACAGCATATATTATGTGCAATCTGCTAAAAGAGGTTGTGCAGCATGGGACCGGTTGGCGTGCAAAAGTTTTGCGTCGTCCCTTAGCCGGTAAAACAGGTACGACGAACAATGAACATGATGCTTGGTATATGGGATTTTCTCCCTACCTGCTGACGGGGGTGTTTGTAGGCTTTGACCAGCTGACACCTATGGGTAAGTGGGAAACGGGTTCTCGCGCGGCAAGTCCTATCTGGGTCGCTTATCGTAAGAAGGTTGAGAAGGATTATCCATTCACCGATTTTCCGCAGCCTGATGGAGTTGTTATTGCTAAAATTGACGCAGCTTCAGGGTTGCTTGCCGGACCAAGTTCCAAGAAGACATTCTTTCTGCCGTTTAAAGAAGGCACACAGCCTACGAAGACTGCGGTCGGAGCTGATGGAGAGAGTGGAGCCAGTGGTACTGGGTCCAGCGAAGACTTGTTTAAGCAGACTTTTTAA
- a CDS encoding YkgJ family cysteine cluster protein, with the protein MTDPFVCARCAAKGPTCCELTPGTEEVCFPVSDYERERIRECVPDLGGFAMQPNTAVFIENLLRLFPDQRRTVREMFPPGCTHYRLEVDESGKCVFLGAQGCLIPQEARPFYCRLFPFWTDESGRITLLEVERCLAQQENKSTGKLFNALGISQIKVRELHGKLRTSWGFAPHSE; encoded by the coding sequence ATGACGGACCCATTTGTATGTGCACGCTGTGCCGCCAAAGGACCGACATGTTGTGAGCTTACTCCGGGAACTGAGGAAGTCTGTTTCCCTGTCTCTGATTATGAACGGGAACGCATTCGAGAATGCGTTCCCGATTTAGGCGGGTTTGCTATGCAGCCGAATACCGCTGTTTTTATAGAAAATTTATTAAGACTTTTTCCTGATCAACGCAGGACTGTAAGAGAAATGTTTCCGCCCGGTTGTACACATTACAGGCTGGAAGTTGATGAATCTGGAAAATGTGTTTTTCTGGGAGCACAGGGATGTTTGATTCCGCAGGAAGCCCGGCCGTTTTATTGCCGTCTGTTTCCGTTCTGGACTGATGAGAGCGGACGGATTACTCTTTTGGAGGTCGAACGATGTCTTGCACAGCAGGAGAACAAAAGTACCGGCAAACTCTTTAATGCGCTTGGAATTTCACAGATAAAAGTGCGAGAGCTGCACGGAAAACTAAGAACATCATGGGGATTTGCTCCGCATTCAGAATGA